A window of Phycobacter azelaicus contains these coding sequences:
- the recA gene encoding recombinase RecA, which produces MADLLTMKNKVSGDKQKALDSALAQIERQFGKGSIMKLGDGNAIQEIEASSTGSLGLDIALGIGGLPMGRIVEIYGPESSGKTTLTLHCVAEQQKKGGVCAFVDAEHALDPQYAAKLGVDLDELLISQPDTGEQALEITDTLVRSGAVNMVIVDSVAALTPKSELEGDMGDSNVGVQARLMSQAMRKLTGSISRSKCMVIFINQIRMKIGVMFGSPETTTGGNALKFYSSVRLDIRRIGSIKDRDEVVGNATRVKVVKNKVAPPFKQVEFDIMYGEGISKMGELLDLGVAAGVVNKSGAWFSYGDERIGQGRENAKQFLRDHPEIAYDIEDKIRAAHGLDFDRPDGAADDDILEG; this is translated from the coding sequence ATGGCGGATCTTTTGACCATGAAAAACAAAGTGAGCGGTGACAAGCAAAAGGCGCTGGATAGCGCGCTTGCCCAGATTGAGCGGCAGTTCGGCAAGGGATCGATTATGAAGCTGGGCGATGGCAATGCGATCCAGGAGATCGAAGCCAGTTCGACCGGCTCTTTGGGGCTGGATATTGCCCTTGGCATTGGCGGTCTGCCGATGGGGCGCATCGTCGAAATCTACGGACCGGAAAGCTCCGGTAAGACGACGTTGACCCTGCATTGTGTTGCAGAACAACAGAAAAAGGGCGGTGTTTGCGCTTTTGTCGATGCGGAACATGCGCTGGATCCGCAATATGCGGCCAAGCTTGGCGTGGATCTCGACGAGTTGCTGATTTCTCAACCCGACACCGGTGAACAGGCGCTGGAGATCACCGATACCTTGGTGCGCTCGGGGGCCGTGAACATGGTGATTGTGGACTCGGTTGCGGCGTTGACGCCCAAATCGGAACTCGAAGGGGACATGGGTGATTCCAACGTCGGCGTCCAGGCCCGACTTATGAGCCAGGCCATGCGCAAACTGACTGGATCGATCAGCCGTTCCAAATGCATGGTTATCTTCATCAACCAGATCCGCATGAAAATCGGCGTGATGTTCGGTTCTCCCGAAACCACCACGGGCGGTAACGCGCTCAAATTCTACTCGTCTGTACGCCTCGACATTCGTCGTATCGGATCGATCAAGGATCGGGATGAAGTCGTCGGAAACGCAACACGGGTCAAAGTGGTCAAGAACAAGGTGGCACCGCCTTTCAAACAGGTTGAGTTCGATATCATGTATGGTGAAGGGATCTCCAAGATGGGTGAGCTTCTGGACCTTGGTGTCGCTGCCGGTGTTGTGAACAAATCCGGCGCCTGGTTCTCTTACGGCGACGAACGGATCGGGCAGGGGCGGGAAAACGCCAAGCAGTTTCTGCGTGATCACCCTGAAATCGCCTATGACATAGAAGACAAGATCCGTGCGGCTCATGGGCTGGACTTTGATCGACCTGATGGCGCTGCGGATGATGACATCCTTGAGGGCTGA
- the typA gene encoding translational GTPase TypA, producing the protein MDLRNIAIIAHVDHGKTTLVDELLKQSGAFRENQAVAERAMDSNDLERERGITIFAKPTSVEWKGTRINIVDTPGHADFGGEVERILSMVDGVVLLVDAAEGPMPQTKFVTSKALALGLRPIVVLNKVDKPDAEPDRALDECFDLFASLDATEDQLDFPHMYASGRNGWADAELDGPRKDLHALFNLIVNHVPEPKQIKRQGEDFRMLATTLGSDPFVGRLLTGRVESGTLKVGATVQALTRVGQKIEQFRVTRIQAFRGLAQQDIEEAQAGDIVSIAGMAKATVADTICALAVDEPLDAQPIDPPTITVTFGINDSPLAGRDGKKVQSRVIRDRLMKEAESNVAIKIADTPGGEAFEVSGRGELQMGVLIENMRREGFELSISRPQVIMREEDGQTMEPIEEATIDVDDEYSGAVIEKLTGARKGELVEMKPAGAGKTRIIAHVPSRGLIGYHGEFLTDTRGTGVLNRVFHGWAPHKGPIPGRRAGVLISMENGQSVAYALWNLEDRGKMFIGAQVDVYTGMIIGEHSRDNDLEVNPLKGKKLTNVRASGTDEAVRLTTPVTLSLEEAIAYINDDELVEVTPNSIRLRKRYLDPHERKRMAKSNG; encoded by the coding sequence ATGGACCTGCGCAACATTGCGATCATTGCACACGTGGACCACGGGAAAACCACCCTCGTCGACGAATTGCTCAAACAATCCGGCGCCTTCCGCGAAAACCAGGCTGTGGCGGAACGCGCCATGGACAGCAACGACCTGGAGCGCGAGCGGGGCATCACCATCTTTGCCAAACCGACCTCTGTCGAATGGAAAGGCACCCGGATCAATATTGTCGACACCCCCGGCCACGCCGACTTTGGCGGCGAGGTGGAGCGTATCCTGTCGATGGTGGACGGCGTTGTGCTGCTGGTCGATGCTGCCGAAGGCCCGATGCCGCAGACCAAATTCGTGACGTCCAAAGCGCTGGCCCTGGGCCTGCGCCCCATCGTTGTGCTGAACAAGGTGGACAAGCCCGACGCCGAACCGGACCGGGCGCTGGACGAGTGTTTTGATCTTTTTGCATCGCTCGATGCAACCGAAGACCAGCTCGACTTCCCCCACATGTATGCTTCGGGCCGCAACGGCTGGGCCGATGCCGAACTGGACGGTCCCCGCAAGGATCTGCACGCGCTGTTCAACCTGATCGTGAACCACGTGCCCGAGCCCAAGCAGATCAAACGTCAGGGCGAAGACTTCCGTATGCTGGCCACCACCCTCGGCAGCGACCCCTTCGTAGGACGGCTGCTGACTGGCCGTGTTGAATCCGGCACGCTGAAAGTCGGGGCCACCGTTCAGGCCCTGACCCGCGTGGGTCAGAAAATCGAACAGTTTCGTGTTACCCGCATCCAGGCGTTCCGTGGTCTTGCCCAGCAAGACATCGAAGAAGCCCAGGCCGGCGATATCGTTTCCATCGCGGGGATGGCCAAGGCGACCGTGGCCGACACCATCTGCGCCCTCGCCGTGGACGAGCCGCTGGATGCACAACCGATCGACCCCCCCACCATCACCGTGACGTTCGGCATCAACGACAGCCCGCTCGCGGGCCGTGATGGCAAAAAGGTGCAATCGCGGGTGATCCGTGACCGGCTGATGAAAGAAGCCGAAAGCAACGTCGCCATCAAGATCGCCGACACCCCCGGCGGTGAGGCGTTTGAGGTTTCGGGCCGCGGCGAACTGCAGATGGGTGTTCTGATCGAAAACATGCGCCGCGAAGGGTTCGAGCTGTCAATCTCCCGACCGCAGGTGATCATGCGCGAAGAAGACGGCCAGACGATGGAACCCATCGAGGAAGCCACCATCGACGTCGATGACGAATACTCCGGCGCGGTGATCGAGAAACTGACCGGCGCCCGCAAGGGTGAACTGGTCGAGATGAAACCTGCCGGCGCGGGCAAGACCCGGATCATAGCTCATGTCCCCTCCCGCGGGCTCATTGGCTATCACGGCGAATTTCTGACCGACACCCGCGGTACTGGCGTGCTGAACCGCGTCTTCCATGGCTGGGCGCCGCACAAGGGCCCGATCCCTGGGCGTCGCGCAGGTGTTCTGATCTCCATGGAGAACGGTCAATCCGTCGCCTATGCACTGTGGAACCTCGAAGATCGGGGGAAGATGTTCATCGGCGCGCAGGTCGACGTCTATACAGGCATGATCATCGGTGAACACTCGCGCGACAACGATCTGGAAGTGAACCCACTGAAGGGCAAGAAGCTAACCAACGTGCGGGCCTCCGGCACGGACGAGGCCGTGCGCCTGACGACGCCGGTCACCCTGTCGCTGGAAGAAGCAATTGCCTATATCAACGACGACGAGCTGGTCGAAGTCACGCCCAACTCGATCCGCCTGCGCAAGCGCTATCTTGACCCGCACGAGCGCAAGCGGATGGCCAAATCGAACGGCTGA
- a CDS encoding ATP-binding protein — translation MTGRPTSFVPSLRVASPEQKRLAVVGLLAFVLLVSPWLIAVPDWVARGLMAVSLTLVAVALLMVVQARVRLNARAMAADLLTGFIEKDATPTFVTDDEGRIHACNNASLKRFEDAKRETLAGTLRSVLANPSAVLFRLQSQAAKVGSAREDIVTRRGHVRLAVHQMQGGSFLWRVEDIAERSGSGRGAEAVPIPMITVGRSGAVLFMNEAARKLIGERVKSTERLFSALPVSSGQVNTIVTKSGPVEVLVTERNSTQGRRELYMMEVDAAGLGSSNAGFENMPVPFLKVAPSGDILSLNKMAVRLLGVEPRDDLKIGQLMEGLGRPMSDWLRDTADGLASNKSEFLRLSRRDKEVFVQVTLTRTFEDGVPVLIAVLNDATELKTLEAQFVQSQKMQAIGQLAGGDAHDFNNLLTAISGHCDLLLLRHDQGDQDYGDLIQIHENANRAASLVSQLLAFSRKQTLQPEVLDVRDTLSDLTHLLNRLVGEKVTLTLSHDPVMRSIRADKRQLEQVLMNLVVNARDAMPNGGEIRVETEAVSLKEPLERDRATVPAGDWVTIKVSDEGVGIEPDKLQKVFEPFYTTKRTGEGTGLGLSTAYGIIKQTGGYIFIDSVKQQGTRFTLFFPVHKADATEAVSTAPSKQDNATAQHGEGVVLLVEDEAPVRAFASRALRMRGYTVLEAESAEDALRTLEDPGLQVDVFVTDVVMPGMDGPSWVREALKERPDTRVVFVSGYAEGAFGDAEPDVPNSVFLPKPFSLSQLTETVHAQLH, via the coding sequence ATGACAGGTCGTCCTACTTCCTTCGTTCCTTCATTGCGGGTCGCATCCCCAGAACAAAAGCGCCTTGCTGTCGTTGGTCTGCTGGCTTTTGTGCTGCTGGTGTCACCCTGGCTGATCGCCGTTCCCGATTGGGTGGCCCGTGGCCTGATGGCTGTCTCGCTGACTCTGGTGGCGGTGGCTCTGTTGATGGTTGTGCAGGCGCGTGTCCGGCTCAATGCGCGGGCCATGGCAGCGGATCTGTTGACCGGTTTTATCGAAAAGGACGCAACTCCGACGTTTGTCACCGACGATGAAGGACGGATTCATGCCTGCAACAATGCCTCGCTGAAACGGTTCGAAGACGCGAAGCGGGAAACACTCGCGGGAACGCTGCGTTCGGTGCTGGCCAATCCCTCGGCGGTGCTGTTCCGTCTGCAAAGTCAAGCGGCCAAGGTAGGCTCGGCGCGCGAGGATATCGTCACACGGCGCGGCCATGTGCGCCTCGCCGTGCATCAGATGCAAGGGGGAAGCTTCCTGTGGCGCGTCGAGGATATCGCCGAACGCAGCGGCTCCGGCCGGGGGGCTGAGGCGGTTCCGATTCCGATGATCACGGTTGGGCGGTCGGGTGCCGTTCTGTTCATGAATGAGGCGGCGCGGAAACTTATCGGAGAGCGGGTCAAATCCACCGAGCGGCTGTTCAGCGCCCTTCCCGTCAGTTCGGGTCAGGTCAATACCATAGTCACCAAGTCCGGCCCGGTCGAAGTGCTGGTGACGGAAAGGAACAGCACGCAAGGACGCCGAGAGCTTTACATGATGGAGGTGGATGCCGCCGGTCTCGGTTCTTCGAACGCTGGCTTCGAGAACATGCCTGTTCCCTTCCTCAAGGTGGCGCCATCGGGAGACATTCTTTCGCTCAACAAGATGGCGGTTCGACTATTGGGTGTTGAGCCGCGCGATGATCTCAAAATCGGACAGTTGATGGAAGGGCTTGGACGGCCGATGTCTGACTGGCTGCGCGATACGGCGGACGGTCTTGCCTCCAACAAATCCGAATTCCTGCGGCTCTCGCGCCGTGACAAGGAGGTTTTTGTCCAGGTGACGCTGACCCGAACCTTTGAGGATGGGGTCCCGGTCCTGATTGCGGTCCTGAACGATGCGACCGAGCTCAAGACGCTGGAAGCGCAATTCGTTCAAAGCCAAAAAATGCAGGCGATCGGCCAGCTTGCCGGCGGCGACGCTCATGACTTCAATAATCTGTTGACCGCAATTTCTGGCCACTGCGATCTGCTGTTGCTCCGCCATGATCAGGGGGATCAGGATTACGGTGATCTGATCCAGATCCATGAGAACGCCAACCGGGCGGCCTCGCTTGTCAGCCAGCTTCTGGCGTTTTCACGCAAGCAAACGCTGCAGCCGGAAGTCTTGGATGTGCGCGATACACTGTCTGATTTGACTCATCTTTTGAATCGTCTGGTCGGCGAAAAGGTGACGCTCACCCTGAGCCATGACCCGGTCATGCGGTCGATCAGGGCGGACAAGCGCCAGCTTGAACAGGTCTTGATGAACCTCGTTGTGAACGCACGGGATGCCATGCCGAATGGGGGCGAAATCCGGGTTGAAACCGAAGCTGTGAGCTTGAAGGAGCCGCTGGAGCGCGACAGGGCCACAGTGCCTGCCGGAGACTGGGTAACGATCAAGGTGTCCGACGAGGGGGTCGGGATCGAGCCGGATAAACTCCAGAAAGTGTTCGAACCCTTTTACACTACAAAGCGAACGGGCGAGGGGACCGGCCTGGGCCTTTCCACGGCGTATGGCATCATCAAGCAGACGGGGGGCTACATTTTTATCGACTCCGTCAAACAGCAGGGCACCCGTTTTACGCTGTTCTTCCCTGTTCACAAGGCCGACGCCACGGAGGCGGTGTCCACAGCGCCTTCAAAGCAAGACAATGCAACCGCGCAACACGGTGAAGGGGTCGTGTTGCTGGTAGAGGATGAGGCGCCGGTTCGTGCCTTTGCCTCACGGGCCCTGCGCATGCGTGGCTATACGGTACTGGAGGCCGAGTCGGCCGAGGATGCTCTGCGCACTCTGGAAGACCCGGGGCTTCAGGTCGATGTCTTTGTGACCGATGTGGTCATGCCGGGTATGGATGGCCCAAGCTGGGTGCGCGAAGCGCTGAAAGAGCGGCCCGATACCCGCGTAGTATTCGTTTCAGGTTATGCCGAAGGCGCATTCGGAGATGCCGAACCGGATGTTCCGAACTCGGTCTTCCTGCCCAAGCCCTTCTCGCTGAGCCAGCTGACAGAGACGGTTCATGCACAGCTCCATTGA
- a CDS encoding DUF1330 domain-containing protein, whose amino-acid sequence MGALWIAHVTVTDAEAYGKYAELAGPAIAKHGGEFIARGGKFVQLEGKERPRNVVAKFPSVEAAVECYNSPEYQEALDHARGASERELMVVETSE is encoded by the coding sequence ATGGGCGCACTTTGGATTGCTCACGTCACCGTCACAGACGCAGAGGCCTATGGGAAATACGCTGAACTGGCCGGCCCTGCCATCGCCAAGCACGGTGGTGAGTTCATCGCCCGCGGCGGCAAGTTCGTGCAACTGGAAGGCAAGGAGCGCCCGCGCAACGTGGTTGCCAAGTTCCCTAGCGTCGAGGCTGCGGTCGAATGCTACAACAGCCCGGAGTACCAAGAGGCGCTGGATCATGCGCGTGGCGCGTCCGAGCGCGAGCTGATGGTCGTTGAAACCTCCGAGTAG
- a CDS encoding gamma-glutamyl kinase, protein MGSRQSLALFASCSLWDQKENIAITNLQQAAWQANVGQDLVAFCAAFSRGSVQMMVFYDERLVLLSVPKTGTTAYQTALRDRADIVMADPPELKHAPVYRYNRWLRPMFERVCGVELELMAVMRNPIDWLGSWYRFRQRPFLDGKPTSTKGLSFDDFVRAYCKGDAPAFANVGSQAKFLEGRPNGCCVTHLFRYEDQRAIRAFLEDRLETKISLETLNASPRMDLSLSPEVERILRRKRAEDFELYESLS, encoded by the coding sequence TTGGGGTCGCGGCAATCACTTGCTTTGTTCGCCTCTTGTTCCTTATGGGACCAAAAGGAGAACATTGCAATAACAAACTTGCAGCAGGCCGCCTGGCAAGCCAATGTGGGGCAGGATTTGGTCGCTTTTTGCGCTGCATTTTCACGAGGCTCGGTTCAGATGATGGTTTTTTATGACGAAAGGCTCGTCCTTCTGTCGGTTCCAAAGACAGGAACGACGGCCTATCAGACCGCTTTGAGAGACCGCGCCGATATCGTCATGGCAGATCCACCGGAGCTGAAGCACGCCCCGGTTTATCGATACAATCGCTGGCTGCGTCCCATGTTCGAACGCGTTTGCGGTGTTGAATTGGAACTTATGGCAGTCATGCGTAACCCAATCGATTGGCTGGGCAGCTGGTATCGGTTTCGTCAGCGTCCATTCCTGGATGGCAAACCCACTTCAACCAAAGGGCTGTCCTTTGACGATTTTGTCCGTGCCTATTGCAAGGGGGACGCGCCCGCCTTTGCAAATGTCGGCAGTCAAGCTAAATTTCTGGAGGGTCGCCCCAATGGCTGCTGCGTGACACATCTGTTCCGCTATGAGGATCAGCGGGCAATCAGAGCTTTCCTGGAGGACCGCCTTGAAACTAAAATCAGCCTTGAAACCCTGAACGCCAGTCCCCGAATGGATCTGTCTCTAAGTCCGGAAGTCGAGCGCATCTTGCGCCGGAAACGGGCTGAGGATTTCGAACTCTATGAAAGTCTCTCCTGA
- a CDS encoding DMT family transporter, with protein sequence MPMHYIFLVVAVAAETIGTTALQASQQFTRLVPSLIVLFAYGFSFYMLGLTLKVMPVGIVYAIWSGLGIVLIAVIGYVVFGQRLDLPAVLGMAMILAGILVIHLFSSSSGH encoded by the coding sequence ATGCCAATGCACTACATTTTCCTCGTTGTCGCCGTTGCCGCCGAAACAATCGGCACAACCGCGCTTCAGGCCAGCCAACAGTTCACGCGATTGGTGCCATCGCTTATCGTTCTCTTTGCCTATGGTTTTTCTTTTTACATGCTCGGCCTCACGCTCAAGGTCATGCCGGTCGGCATTGTCTACGCAATCTGGTCAGGGCTCGGCATCGTTCTCATTGCTGTGATCGGCTATGTCGTCTTTGGGCAGCGGCTTGATCTGCCGGCTGTTCTGGGCATGGCAATGATCCTTGCAGGTATTCTGGTGATACACCTGTTCTCATCATCATCAGGGCACTGA
- a CDS encoding VOC family protein: protein MRKIQVQGVHHITLTGADRQTSIDFWEGLLGMPFVFDQPNLDDPDEGHLYFDPGDGRLITVFTNETRTPDRRRTPTEPGCVHHLAFNVSKATFSQIETRLNERGIGHSGPKDRGFMDSIYFKDPMGLLIELACYRFEPPVGCTHADVMIEAHKIRVERGDYNIQEAHLADAIEMLVERRQNSLSDDRSPRNPY, encoded by the coding sequence ATGCGCAAAATTCAGGTACAGGGCGTTCATCACATCACGCTCACCGGCGCCGACAGGCAGACATCCATCGACTTCTGGGAAGGGCTTTTGGGTATGCCCTTTGTCTTTGATCAGCCCAATCTGGACGACCCGGATGAAGGGCATTTGTACTTTGATCCCGGTGATGGGCGGCTCATCACCGTTTTTACAAATGAAACCCGCACCCCCGACCGTCGCCGCACCCCGACCGAACCGGGATGCGTTCATCACCTCGCCTTCAACGTGAGCAAAGCAACCTTTTCTCAGATCGAAACCCGGCTGAACGAGCGCGGGATTGGCCATTCCGGCCCGAAGGATCGCGGCTTCATGGATTCGATCTATTTCAAAGATCCCATGGGGCTGTTAATTGAACTGGCCTGTTACAGGTTCGAGCCGCCCGTCGGCTGCACCCATGCGGATGTGATGATCGAGGCCCACAAGATCCGCGTGGAACGGGGCGATTACAACATCCAGGAGGCGCACCTGGCCGACGCGATAGAGATGTTGGTGGAGCGACGCCAGAACAGCCTCTCAGACGACCGAAGCCCCCGTAACCCTTATTGA
- the alaS gene encoding alanine--tRNA ligase: MATLNDIRSTFLNYFAKQGHEIVPSSPLVPRNDPTLMFTNSGMVQFKNLFTGVEHRDYKRATTAQKCVRAGGKHNDLDNVGYTARHHTFFEMLGNFSFGDYFKTEAIPFAWELITKEFGIDKSRLLTTVYHTDDEAFEIWKKVGVPEDRIIRIDTSDNFWQMGPTGPCGPCTEIFYDHGDHIWGGPPGSADEDGDRFIEIWNVVFMQNEQFEDGSMKALDMQSIDTGMGLERIGALLQGSHDNYDTDLFKALIEASADVTNVDPYGDQNVHHRVIADHLRSTSFLIADGVMPSNDGRGYVLRRIMRRAMRHAHLLGAKDPVMHQLVPALVQQMGAAYPELGRAQALIQETLHLEENRFKQTLDRGLKLLDEELTGLEEGAPLPGEAAFKLYDTYGFPLDLTQDALREKGREVDTAGFDAAMAEQKAKARAAWSGSGESADSTIWFDIADEHGTTEFLGYETESAEGQIAAIVKDGAIVREAGKGDVVQVVLNQTPFYAESGGQVGDSGEIRVEGGELRVTDTKKAAGVFIHFAEVVQGIVTVNAPAQLVVDHVRRSAIRANHSATHLLHEALREALGDHVAQRGSLNADDRLRFDFSHGKALSGAELAKVSADVNAFIRQNTAVETRIMTPDDARALGAQALFGEKYGDEVRVVSMGRAATGKGHDKETYSIELCGGTHVKQTGDIGTFVILGDSASSAGVRRIEALTGAAASEYLEAEAGRMAEVAAMLKAQPADVMDRIKALMDERKTLQNEISQLKQQVAMGGGATGGVDTKEIGGKTFLGQALEGVSGRDLRGLIDAHKQKLGSGVILLIANDDGKVAVAAGVTDDLTDQISAVDVLKAAVPAVGGKGGGGRPDMAQGGGKDFAGADAAIAAAEKLLEG, translated from the coding sequence ATGGCGACGCTGAACGATATCCGCTCAACATTTCTGAATTATTTTGCCAAGCAGGGCCACGAAATCGTGCCCTCCAGCCCGCTTGTGCCGCGTAACGATCCGACGCTGATGTTCACCAATTCCGGCATGGTTCAGTTCAAGAACCTCTTCACCGGGGTTGAGCATCGTGATTATAAACGCGCCACCACCGCGCAAAAATGCGTGCGTGCGGGCGGCAAGCACAACGACCTCGACAATGTTGGCTACACTGCGCGTCACCACACTTTTTTCGAAATGCTGGGGAATTTCTCATTTGGTGACTACTTCAAGACCGAAGCGATCCCTTTTGCCTGGGAGTTGATCACCAAAGAGTTCGGCATTGACAAGAGCCGCCTTCTGACCACGGTCTATCACACCGACGACGAGGCCTTTGAAATCTGGAAGAAGGTCGGCGTGCCCGAAGACCGGATCATCCGGATCGATACCTCTGACAACTTCTGGCAGATGGGGCCCACCGGCCCCTGCGGCCCTTGCACCGAAATCTTCTATGATCACGGTGATCACATCTGGGGTGGTCCTCCGGGCAGTGCGGATGAAGACGGCGACCGTTTCATCGAGATCTGGAACGTCGTTTTCATGCAGAACGAGCAGTTCGAAGACGGCTCTATGAAGGCACTGGACATGCAGTCCATCGATACCGGCATGGGGCTTGAGCGGATCGGCGCGCTTTTGCAGGGCAGCCATGACAATTATGATACTGACCTGTTCAAGGCACTGATCGAGGCATCCGCGGATGTCACCAACGTCGACCCATATGGTGATCAGAACGTGCATCACCGCGTGATCGCGGACCACCTGCGCTCCACCTCTTTCCTCATTGCAGATGGGGTGATGCCCTCCAATGACGGTCGTGGTTATGTGCTGCGCCGTATCATGCGCCGTGCTATGCGTCATGCGCACCTTCTGGGCGCCAAGGATCCGGTCATGCACCAGCTGGTGCCTGCGCTTGTGCAGCAGATGGGCGCTGCCTATCCCGAACTTGGCCGCGCCCAGGCTTTGATTCAGGAAACGCTGCACCTTGAGGAAAACCGCTTCAAGCAGACGCTGGACCGTGGCCTCAAGCTGCTGGACGAAGAACTTACCGGTCTGGAGGAAGGCGCGCCGCTGCCCGGTGAGGCGGCTTTCAAGCTTTATGACACCTATGGGTTCCCGCTGGACCTGACGCAGGACGCCTTGCGTGAAAAGGGGCGTGAGGTGGACACCGCAGGGTTCGATGCTGCCATGGCCGAGCAAAAGGCAAAGGCGCGTGCCGCCTGGTCCGGCTCGGGTGAAAGCGCCGACAGCACGATCTGGTTCGATATCGCGGATGAGCACGGCACGACCGAATTCCTGGGCTACGAAACCGAGAGCGCCGAGGGACAGATCGCGGCCATCGTCAAGGACGGCGCCATCGTGCGTGAGGCGGGCAAGGGCGATGTGGTTCAGGTTGTTCTGAACCAGACGCCGTTTTACGCGGAATCTGGCGGTCAGGTCGGCGACAGTGGTGAGATCCGTGTTGAAGGCGGGGAACTGCGTGTAACGGATACGAAGAAGGCCGCTGGCGTCTTCATCCATTTCGCCGAGGTGGTGCAGGGTATCGTGACCGTCAACGCCCCGGCGCAGCTGGTAGTGGACCATGTCCGCCGCAGTGCCATCCGGGCCAATCACTCGGCCACGCACCTGCTGCACGAGGCCCTGCGTGAGGCGCTTGGCGATCACGTGGCGCAGCGCGGCTCGCTCAATGCCGATGACCGCCTGCGGTTCGATTTCAGCCACGGCAAGGCGCTGAGCGGTGCAGAGCTGGCGAAAGTCTCTGCTGATGTAAATGCCTTCATTCGCCAGAACACCGCCGTTGAGACCCGCATCATGACCCCGGATGATGCCCGCGCCCTTGGCGCTCAGGCGCTGTTCGGTGAAAAATATGGTGATGAGGTCCGCGTGGTCTCGATGGGTCGCGCCGCGACCGGCAAGGGCCACGACAAGGAAACCTATTCGATTGAACTCTGCGGTGGCACCCATGTGAAGCAAACCGGTGATATCGGCACCTTTGTGATCCTCGGAGACAGCGCATCCTCGGCCGGGGTTCGCCGGATCGAAGCGCTGACGGGCGCCGCAGCCTCTGAGTATCTGGAGGCCGAAGCCGGGCGCATGGCCGAGGTTGCCGCCATGCTGAAGGCGCAGCCTGCCGATGTGATGGATCGCATCAAGGCGCTGATGGATGAACGCAAAACTCTACAGAACGAAATCTCGCAGTTGAAACAGCAGGTTGCTATGGGTGGCGGAGCCACGGGCGGTGTTGATACCAAGGAAATCGGCGGTAAGACCTTCCTGGGCCAGGCGCTGGAGGGCGTGTCGGGCAGGGACCTGCGTGGCCTCATCGATGCACACAAGCAAAAGCTGGGCTCGGGGGTGATCCTCTTGATCGCCAACGATGATGGAAAGGTCGCTGTTGCCGCTGGCGTGACCGACGATCTGACCGATCAGATTTCGGCAGTGGATGTGCTGAAGGCCGCCGTGCCCGCCGTGGGGGGCAAGGGCGGCGGTGGCCGTCCCGACATGGCGCAGGGCGGCGGCAAGGATTTCGCGGGGGCCGATGCGGCCATTGCGGCGGCAGAAAAACTTTTGGAGGGATAA